The proteins below are encoded in one region of Pseudomonas putida NBRC 14164:
- the dsbG gene encoding thiol:disulfide interchange protein DsbG, whose product MRLTALLPLSLALLASPALQAEELPKAVQQLQAKGAVIKGSFDAPNGLRGYAAEYQNNALALYLTPDGKHVLVGSLFDEQGKDLSAEPLEKLVYGPMSKAIWAKLEKTAWIADGKADAPRKVYLFSDPNCPYCNMFWEQARPWVESGKVQLRHIMVGIIREDSPGKSAALLAAKDPAKALQQHEKAGKASTLKPLDQVPEAVQQKLAANMALMEEMGLQATPAIFYQDEQGNLQSQQGAPRPEMLGKILGKR is encoded by the coding sequence ATGCGATTGACTGCACTGCTGCCCCTGTCCCTGGCCCTGCTGGCCTCCCCTGCCCTGCAGGCCGAAGAACTGCCCAAGGCAGTTCAGCAGCTGCAAGCCAAGGGCGCCGTGATCAAGGGCAGCTTCGATGCGCCCAACGGCCTGCGCGGTTATGCCGCCGAGTACCAGAACAACGCCCTGGCCCTGTACCTGACCCCTGACGGCAAGCACGTGCTGGTCGGAAGCCTGTTCGACGAACAAGGCAAGGACCTTAGCGCCGAGCCGCTGGAAAAGCTGGTGTATGGGCCGATGAGCAAGGCCATCTGGGCGAAGCTGGAGAAAACCGCCTGGATCGCCGACGGCAAGGCCGATGCGCCACGCAAGGTGTACCTGTTCAGCGACCCGAACTGCCCGTACTGCAACATGTTCTGGGAGCAGGCGCGGCCGTGGGTGGAGTCGGGCAAAGTGCAGTTGCGCCATATCATGGTCGGCATCATCCGTGAGGACAGCCCGGGCAAGTCGGCGGCGCTGCTGGCGGCGAAAGACCCGGCCAAGGCCCTGCAACAACATGAAAAAGCTGGCAAGGCCAGCACGCTGAAGCCCCTGGACCAAGTGCCGGAAGCGGTACAGCAGAAGCTGGCGGCGAACATGGCCTTGATGGAAGAGATGGGGCTGCAGGCGACTCCGGCCATTTTCTATCAGGATGAGCAAGGCAACCTGCAAAGCCAGCAAGGGGCACCGCGGCCGGAAATGCTGGGCAAGATTCTCGGGAAGCGCTGA
- a CDS encoding TlpA disulfide reductase family protein: MLTVTLGPLTMALNHLLMLTALVIASVVGWWVARRGGESPESALFNLFLIGLLCARAGFVLAYWPMYRDEPLQMIDIRDGGFLLWSGLAGIVLGAVWQGWRQPGLRRPLGWALFSGALFWGLASFGGHLYSKGTELPELSLRNAGGQPVALHSYRGKPLVINIWATWCPPCRREMPVLQQAQSDYPHVTFLFVNQGETPENVSTFLATTGLSLTHVLFDGTGLLAQRVGSMALPTTLFYDANGRLVGSHLGELSRASLRHALEPFDRAIAPAPAAQGN; this comes from the coding sequence ATGTTGACCGTAACCCTCGGGCCACTGACCATGGCCCTCAACCACCTGCTGATGCTCACCGCCCTGGTGATTGCCAGCGTGGTCGGCTGGTGGGTCGCCCGGCGTGGCGGCGAAAGCCCGGAATCGGCGCTGTTCAACCTGTTCCTGATCGGCCTGCTGTGCGCCCGTGCCGGCTTCGTGCTGGCCTATTGGCCGATGTACCGTGATGAGCCGTTGCAAATGATCGACATCCGCGACGGCGGCTTCCTGCTCTGGTCGGGCCTTGCCGGCATCGTCCTCGGTGCGGTGTGGCAGGGCTGGCGTCAACCGGGCCTGCGCCGCCCGTTGGGCTGGGCATTGTTCAGTGGCGCGCTGTTCTGGGGCCTGGCCAGCTTCGGCGGCCACTTGTACAGCAAAGGCACCGAGCTGCCTGAACTGAGCCTGCGAAACGCTGGTGGCCAACCGGTGGCGCTGCACAGTTACCGCGGCAAGCCGCTGGTCATCAACATCTGGGCCACCTGGTGCCCACCGTGTCGGCGTGAGATGCCAGTGCTGCAACAGGCACAAAGCGATTACCCGCACGTGACCTTCCTGTTCGTCAACCAGGGCGAAACTCCGGAAAATGTCAGCACCTTCCTCGCCACCACCGGCCTGAGCCTGACCCACGTGCTGTTCGACGGCACCGGCCTGCTGGCCCAGCGTGTCGGTTCCATGGCCTTGCCCACCACCCTGTTCTACGACGCCAATGGGCGGCTGGTTGGCAGCCACCTGGGCGAGCTGTCCCGGGCCAGCCTGCGCCACGCCCTGGAACCTTTCGACCGGGCCATTGCGCCCGCCCCTGCCGCACAAGGAAACTGA
- the dsbD gene encoding protein-disulfide reductase DsbD, whose product MRVLLLFLTLLLAGPLQANPFDVKSDFLPVDQAFVLTHDRQADGQVRLYFQIKQGYYLYQKRLKFDGLPAEQHPQLPPALNHNDEFFGDSAVYRDQLELLLPANAQGQLRLGWQGCADAGLCYPPQTTLIDLGGSVAPAAEQASDQALASGLQQGHLAWSLLAFFGLGLLLAFTPCSLPMLPILAGLVLGNGASARRGWLLAGVYVLSMALVYAALGVVAALLGASLQAWLQQPWLLGSLAGLFVLLALPMFGAFELQLPAALRDRLDRAGQGTRGGNLYGAALLGALSGLLLGPCMTAPLAGALLYIAQSGDVLQAALVLFSLGLGMGVPLLLLVTLGNRYLPRPGAWMDRVKGVFGFVFLAMALYTVRSLLPATLLLALSGGWLIALAWATWPALQRLPALRAVPLLGALWGSLLLVGAAAGGDDLWQPLRPFTGGGTAPVAAQHAEDSFVTVSRPEDLQRELDAAKARGQWVMLDYYADWCVSCKVMEKQVFARGDVQAGLAGVHLLRLDVTADTPASKALLQRYQVPGPPSIIWIGPEGDERRARRITGEVDAAAFQQHWAQTRSQG is encoded by the coding sequence ATGCGCGTCCTCCTGCTCTTCCTGACACTGCTTCTGGCCGGCCCGTTGCAGGCCAACCCGTTTGATGTAAAATCGGATTTCCTGCCGGTCGACCAGGCCTTTGTACTCACCCACGACCGCCAGGCCGACGGCCAGGTGCGCCTGTACTTCCAGATCAAGCAGGGCTACTACCTGTACCAGAAGCGGCTCAAGTTCGACGGCCTGCCTGCCGAGCAGCACCCGCAATTGCCGCCGGCGCTCAACCACAATGACGAATTCTTCGGTGACAGTGCGGTGTACCGCGATCAGCTCGAACTGCTGCTGCCGGCCAATGCCCAGGGCCAGTTGCGCCTGGGCTGGCAAGGCTGCGCCGACGCCGGCCTGTGCTATCCACCGCAGACTACGCTGATCGACCTGGGCGGTAGCGTGGCACCCGCCGCCGAGCAAGCCAGCGACCAGGCTCTGGCCAGTGGCCTGCAACAGGGCCACCTGGCCTGGAGCCTGTTGGCGTTCTTCGGCCTGGGGCTGCTGCTGGCCTTTACCCCCTGCTCGCTCCCGATGCTGCCGATCCTTGCCGGGCTGGTGCTGGGCAATGGCGCCAGCGCCCGACGCGGCTGGCTGCTGGCCGGGGTGTATGTGCTGAGCATGGCACTGGTGTACGCCGCCTTGGGGGTGGTGGCCGCACTGCTGGGTGCCAGCCTGCAGGCCTGGCTGCAGCAACCCTGGCTGCTGGGCAGCCTGGCGGGGCTGTTCGTGCTGCTGGCCCTGCCCATGTTTGGCGCCTTCGAACTGCAACTGCCCGCCGCCCTGCGCGACCGCCTTGACCGCGCCGGGCAAGGCACCCGGGGCGGCAACCTGTATGGCGCGGCGCTGCTCGGGGCGTTGTCCGGCCTGCTGCTGGGCCCATGCATGACCGCGCCGTTGGCCGGCGCCCTGCTGTACATCGCCCAGAGCGGCGACGTGCTGCAAGCGGCACTGGTGCTGTTCAGCCTGGGCCTGGGCATGGGCGTGCCGCTATTGTTGCTGGTGACCCTGGGCAACCGTTACTTGCCGCGCCCAGGCGCCTGGATGGACCGGGTCAAGGGCGTGTTCGGTTTCGTGTTCCTGGCCATGGCCTTGTACACCGTGCGTAGCCTGTTGCCCGCCACGCTGCTGCTGGCACTGAGTGGCGGCTGGTTGATCGCCCTGGCCTGGGCCACCTGGCCAGCCCTGCAGCGCCTGCCAGCATTGCGTGCAGTACCGCTGCTGGGTGCCTTGTGGGGCAGCCTGTTGCTGGTCGGTGCCGCCGCCGGTGGCGATGACCTCTGGCAGCCGCTGCGCCCGTTCACCGGTGGGGGTACCGCGCCCGTTGCTGCCCAGCATGCCGAAGACAGCTTCGTCACGGTCAGCCGCCCTGAAGACCTGCAACGTGAACTGGATGCGGCCAAGGCCCGTGGCCAATGGGTGATGCTCGACTACTATGCCGACTGGTGCGTGTCGTGCAAGGTCATGGAAAAACAGGTGTTCGCCCGTGGCGACGTACAGGCCGGCCTGGCCGGCGTGCACCTGCTGCGCCTGGACGTCACCGCCGACACGCCGGCCAGCAAAGCCCTGCTGCAGCGCTACCAGGTACCCGGCCCGCCCAGCATCATCTGGATCGGCCCGGAAGGCGACGAACGCCGCGCACGGCGTATTACCGGTGAAGTGGATGCCGCCGCGTTCCAGCAACACTGGGCCCAGACCAGGAGCCAAGGCTGA
- a CDS encoding xanthine dehydrogenase family protein molybdopterin-binding subunit, with protein sequence MSNRDISRRAFLQGGLIAGVGVTMVPLGSQAFAALMEERVTTSPQKWMSHDGKARFRNDALSKVCGDKVFARDIRAKDMPGWPTQQGHALLLKATKADRIYAGHDLSLLGAELQPDRIVTAADLEKDGIAWPEAHSPDPLLPPGKVPMFIGHPVAILIWHDFERFRQAKRKLQFNEKAIRYGAQAPLYQRDPYGSFRFVRVGGATPFDDDEFSSLKNSMLFPTILNRKPVWSKQPNQHGDLTEQGLFYANRMAEQLDNPPQDWLVFDERYKTPSIEPAALEPDNGNGWYDPASGTLHFVVATQCPFEVAQECVHMIKPSRFALNTLNMHPGYTVGYGSKDNNIFVFYAAVAALYGAGVPIRLANDRYEQFQSGIKRHAFDIRYQLAVDKKDNSFKIFRADMSCDGGGRINYSPSVAAVGATAAQSIYYMPQNDLSVTAYHSRGVEAGSMRGYGTLQSMAATEMMVDEIAGRLGVDAIDLRRANALKSGMKNTQGAVPAGALRLYEILDKAAVHDWWRNRDARKQQMDAQDQDHWYGVGFAICQKDFGTGSEAPMASIEFSRDGRISLRHIGTELGTGMSTSQALVVSDFLGRSADEVRTAVTEWPELQLSTSGNPYLISQPEQDAALRNPRWVGKLASPSSATNSAFYFSHATREAARVLFNHGLWPAAMAIWSQGPHGGQANPLVVRRENAVWVNGELTGNGLQPIPFAQLAQKAHDMGLVTGASVHGFNRWSWAEADFVIDGVRERFPLDAVAVKYGDGAVNAKKAQMSSHGYHLLDRQNAAYPDTQLNNAMVTYYSPVATIVEVKVNKGTHEVQVLNHHSWVECGRVLVPELVKGQLEGGIAMGIGHALTEEMPMYEGGPGEGDWNFNRYRLPHARDVAVWKQTSEILPPLSPTDPSKGIAEVVMIPVVGAIGNAVAHAIGKRVRDLPITPARIKEALNG encoded by the coding sequence ATGTCCAACCGTGATATTTCCAGGCGCGCCTTCTTGCAAGGCGGCCTGATCGCTGGTGTCGGCGTGACCATGGTGCCACTTGGCAGCCAGGCATTCGCCGCACTGATGGAGGAACGCGTCACCACCTCGCCGCAGAAGTGGATGAGCCATGACGGCAAGGCGCGCTTCCGTAACGATGCCTTGTCCAAGGTGTGCGGCGACAAAGTGTTCGCCCGCGATATCCGCGCCAAGGACATGCCCGGCTGGCCCACGCAGCAGGGCCATGCGCTGCTGCTCAAGGCGACCAAGGCCGACCGTATCTATGCCGGTCACGACCTCAGCCTGCTCGGTGCCGAGCTGCAGCCTGACCGCATCGTTACCGCCGCCGATCTCGAGAAAGACGGCATTGCCTGGCCGGAAGCCCATTCGCCCGACCCGCTGCTGCCGCCCGGCAAGGTGCCGATGTTCATCGGCCACCCGGTGGCGATCCTGATCTGGCACGACTTCGAGCGCTTCCGCCAGGCCAAGCGCAAGCTGCAGTTCAACGAAAAGGCGATCCGTTACGGCGCCCAGGCGCCGCTGTACCAGCGCGACCCTTACGGCAGTTTTCGCTTCGTGCGGGTGGGCGGTGCCACGCCGTTCGACGACGATGAGTTCTCCAGCCTGAAGAATTCCATGCTGTTCCCGACCATTCTCAACCGCAAGCCGGTGTGGTCGAAGCAGCCCAACCAGCACGGCGACCTGACCGAGCAGGGGCTGTTCTACGCCAATCGCATGGCCGAGCAGCTGGACAACCCGCCCCAGGACTGGCTGGTGTTCGACGAGCGCTACAAGACGCCGTCCATTGAACCCGCCGCGCTGGAACCGGACAACGGCAACGGCTGGTACGACCCGGCCAGCGGCACGCTGCACTTCGTGGTTGCCACCCAGTGCCCGTTCGAAGTGGCGCAGGAATGCGTGCACATGATCAAGCCGTCGCGCTTCGCCCTGAACACGCTGAACATGCACCCGGGCTATACCGTGGGCTACGGCTCGAAAGACAACAACATCTTCGTCTTCTACGCCGCCGTGGCCGCGCTGTATGGCGCCGGCGTGCCGATCCGCCTGGCCAATGACCGTTACGAGCAGTTCCAGAGCGGCATCAAGCGCCATGCCTTCGATATCCGCTACCAGCTGGCCGTGGACAAGAAGGACAACAGCTTCAAGATCTTCCGCGCCGACATGAGCTGCGACGGCGGCGGGCGCATTAACTACAGCCCGTCCGTAGCTGCGGTAGGCGCCACTGCTGCGCAGTCGATCTATTACATGCCGCAGAACGACCTGTCGGTTACCGCCTACCATTCCCGCGGTGTCGAGGCCGGCTCCATGCGCGGCTACGGCACCTTGCAGAGCATGGCTGCCACCGAGATGATGGTGGACGAAATCGCAGGCCGCCTGGGCGTCGATGCCATCGACCTGCGCCGTGCCAACGCGCTGAAATCGGGCATGAAGAACACCCAGGGCGCGGTCCCGGCGGGCGCGCTGCGTCTGTACGAGATTCTCGACAAGGCCGCCGTGCACGACTGGTGGCGCAACCGCGACGCACGCAAGCAGCAGATGGATGCGCAAGACCAGGACCATTGGTACGGTGTGGGCTTTGCGATTTGCCAGAAGGACTTCGGCACCGGTTCCGAAGCACCGATGGCCAGCATCGAGTTCAGCCGCGACGGCCGCATCAGCCTGCGCCACATCGGCACCGAGTTGGGCACCGGCATGTCTACCTCCCAGGCCCTGGTGGTCAGCGACTTCCTGGGGCGCTCGGCTGACGAGGTGAGGACCGCGGTTACCGAATGGCCAGAGTTGCAACTGAGCACCAGCGGCAACCCGTACCTGATCAGCCAGCCCGAGCAGGACGCCGCGCTGCGCAACCCGCGCTGGGTCGGCAAGCTGGCGTCGCCATCGTCGGCGACCAACTCGGCTTTCTACTTCAGCCATGCCACCCGCGAAGCGGCGCGCGTGCTGTTCAACCACGGCCTGTGGCCGGCGGCCATGGCCATCTGGAGCCAGGGCCCGCATGGCGGCCAGGCCAACCCGCTGGTGGTGCGCCGCGAGAACGCGGTGTGGGTCAACGGCGAGCTGACCGGTAACGGCCTGCAACCGATCCCGTTCGCCCAGCTGGCACAGAAGGCCCACGACATGGGCCTGGTCACCGGCGCCAGCGTGCACGGTTTCAACCGTTGGAGCTGGGCTGAGGCCGACTTCGTCATCGACGGCGTGCGCGAGCGCTTCCCGCTTGACGCCGTGGCGGTGAAATACGGCGATGGCGCGGTGAACGCCAAGAAGGCGCAGATGAGCAGCCACGGTTACCACCTGCTCGACCGGCAGAACGCTGCCTACCCCGACACCCAGCTGAACAATGCCATGGTTACCTACTACAGCCCGGTGGCGACCATTGTTGAAGTCAAGGTGAACAAGGGCACCCATGAAGTGCAGGTGCTCAACCACCACAGCTGGGTCGAGTGCGGCCGAGTGTTGGTACCGGAGCTGGTCAAGGGCCAGCTCGAAGGCGGTATCGCCATGGGCATCGGCCACGCGCTGACCGAAGAAATGCCGATGTACGAGGGCGGGCCCGGGGAGGGCGACTGGAACTTCAACCGCTACCGCCTGCCGCATGCGCGCGACGTGGCGGTGTGGAAGCAGACCAGTGAAATCCTCCCGCCGCTGTCACCGACCGACCCGTCCAAGGGCATTGCCGAAGTGGTGATGATCCCGGTCGTGGGGGCCATCGGCAATGCCGTCGCCCATGCCATTGGCAAGCGCGTGCGCGATCTTCCCATCACTCCAGCCCGTATCAAGGAGGCCCTCAATGGCTAA
- a CDS encoding (2Fe-2S)-binding protein, whose translation MANRPLQLTLNGQPVGPVEVPADLAMIDYLHEHQNLTGSRLGCGQGICHACVVIVDNPDGTSEEVRTCITGAHYFEGKKVRTIEGHAKPDAAGNLTLNPIQQKFVDLFAFQCSYCAPGFVNAATVLVETAQRQPLKKSEVEDRIEASLGHHICRCTGYVRYYDATRKVLNDLGLVKEG comes from the coding sequence ATGGCTAACCGTCCACTGCAACTGACCCTCAACGGTCAACCGGTCGGCCCGGTCGAGGTCCCCGCTGACCTGGCGATGATCGACTACCTGCACGAACACCAGAACCTCACCGGCTCGCGCCTGGGCTGTGGCCAGGGCATCTGCCATGCCTGTGTGGTGATCGTCGACAACCCCGACGGCACCAGCGAAGAAGTGCGCACCTGCATCACCGGCGCCCACTACTTTGAGGGCAAGAAGGTACGCACCATCGAGGGCCACGCCAAACCGGACGCGGCCGGTAACCTCACGCTGAACCCGATCCAGCAGAAGTTCGTCGACCTGTTCGCCTTCCAGTGCAGCTACTGCGCGCCGGGCTTCGTCAACGCCGCTACCGTGCTGGTGGAAACCGCCCAGCGCCAGCCATTGAAGAAGAGCGAAGTGGAAGACCGCATCGAGGCCAGCCTCGGCCACCACATCTGCCGCTGCACCGGCTACGTGCGTTATTACGACGCCACCCGCAAGGTGCTCAACGATCTTGGCCTGGTCAAGGAGGGTTGA
- a CDS encoding c-type cytochrome, protein MGFVRNALALAFAVSSMALAVSSVAQAADEAQVKRGEYLARAADCMACHTAEGGAPYAGGLPIHSPFGTIYGSNITPDKQYGIGNYSADEFFAAVTQGKRKDGANLYPAMPYTSYHLIKREDSDAILAYLMTIPPINRPAPQTALRFPFNVRMGLSGWNMLYGKSVQLQPTEGKSPAWQRGQYMVEVMGHCGECHTPRNPIGALQQDQRMTGGLLGGYLAPSLLAQDLAERGWTQPDLTTFLKHGISAQGSMFNEMFPVVHHSTQHLEDADLAAMAIYLLGDQPPPAKAIQAVALEQMSDSAKRGHQQYLNVCAGCHGVDGEGKPHIAVAMQGNTVLRQGDSRNLVKVILEGIREQQFTGFERMQPMPGFADKLDDQQVTDMVNYLRQAWGGLPGDLNVQQLAELKAE, encoded by the coding sequence ATGGGCTTCGTTCGTAACGCACTGGCATTGGCCTTTGCCGTCAGTTCAATGGCCCTGGCCGTCAGCTCGGTTGCCCAAGCGGCCGACGAGGCTCAGGTCAAGCGCGGTGAATACCTGGCACGCGCGGCCGACTGCATGGCCTGCCACACCGCCGAAGGCGGCGCGCCGTATGCCGGCGGCCTGCCGATCCATTCACCGTTCGGTACCATTTATGGCAGCAACATTACCCCGGACAAGCAGTACGGCATCGGCAACTACAGTGCCGACGAGTTCTTCGCCGCAGTCACCCAGGGCAAGCGCAAGGACGGCGCCAATCTGTATCCGGCGATGCCTTACACCTCGTACCACCTGATCAAGCGTGAAGATTCGGACGCGATCCTCGCCTACCTGATGACCATACCGCCGATCAACCGCCCGGCACCGCAGACCGCGTTGCGCTTCCCGTTCAATGTGCGGATGGGCCTGAGTGGCTGGAACATGCTGTATGGCAAGAGCGTGCAGCTGCAGCCAACCGAAGGCAAAAGCCCGGCCTGGCAGCGTGGTCAGTACATGGTCGAAGTCATGGGCCATTGTGGCGAATGCCATACCCCGCGCAACCCCATCGGCGCGTTGCAGCAGGACCAGCGCATGACCGGCGGCCTGCTGGGCGGCTACCTGGCGCCGAGCCTGCTGGCCCAGGACCTGGCCGAGCGCGGCTGGACCCAGCCAGACCTGACCACCTTCCTCAAGCATGGCATCAGCGCCCAGGGCAGCATGTTCAACGAGATGTTCCCGGTGGTGCACCACAGCACCCAACACCTGGAAGATGCCGACCTGGCGGCCATGGCCATCTACCTGCTGGGCGACCAGCCACCGCCGGCCAAGGCCATCCAGGCCGTTGCCCTGGAGCAGATGAGCGACAGCGCCAAGCGCGGCCACCAGCAGTACCTCAACGTTTGCGCCGGTTGCCATGGTGTCGACGGCGAAGGCAAACCGCACATTGCCGTGGCCATGCAGGGCAACACCGTGCTGCGCCAGGGTGACTCGCGCAACCTGGTCAAGGTCATCCTCGAAGGCATCCGTGAGCAGCAGTTCACCGGCTTCGAGCGCATGCAGCCGATGCCGGGCTTTGCCGACAAGCTTGATGACCAGCAAGTGACGGATATGGTCAACTACCTGCGCCAGGCCTGGGGTGGACTGCCCGGTGACCTGAACGTACAGCAGCTCGCCGAGCTGAAGGCGGAGTAA
- a CDS encoding XdhC family protein gives MQHLDLQVVRRALQWSCNGQRVWLCTVLATYGSAPRAPGSLLAVNASGQWLGSLSGGCVEDDFLERVALGEFPEPVAIVRYGDDSDPRSSIRLPCGGVLEVLVENLPAECEVQAHLRQLESALLGQRRVLREVSLPDGTRQLADDHCQGPRVERDNARVRLRVGAAQRLLLAGYSSVAHFCAEFGKGMGFEVILCEPRDEVLDGVRLDGIEVRRELPSEFIRHGGCHADTAVVALTHDPKIDDLAMLEAVRTEAFYIGVMGSRVTSDKRRERLQRIGGLGCDELARIHAPIGLNLGSKTPAEIALAVLADILRVRNGIPRVAL, from the coding sequence GTGCAGCATCTCGATCTACAGGTGGTTCGCCGGGCCTTGCAGTGGTCGTGCAACGGTCAGCGGGTTTGGTTGTGCACGGTGCTCGCCACCTACGGCTCGGCGCCCCGCGCGCCGGGCTCGCTGCTGGCAGTCAATGCCAGCGGCCAGTGGCTGGGGTCGCTGTCGGGTGGCTGCGTCGAAGACGACTTCCTCGAGCGTGTGGCCCTGGGTGAGTTCCCGGAGCCGGTTGCCATCGTGCGCTACGGTGACGACAGCGACCCGCGTTCGAGTATCCGCTTGCCCTGTGGTGGCGTGCTCGAAGTGCTGGTGGAGAACCTGCCCGCCGAGTGCGAGGTGCAGGCGCACCTGCGTCAGCTGGAAAGCGCGCTGCTGGGCCAGCGTCGGGTGCTGCGTGAAGTGAGCCTGCCGGACGGTACTCGCCAGCTGGCCGATGACCATTGCCAGGGGCCACGCGTCGAGCGGGATAACGCCCGTGTTCGCCTACGTGTCGGCGCCGCCCAGCGCCTGCTTCTGGCCGGCTATTCCAGCGTGGCGCATTTTTGCGCCGAGTTCGGCAAGGGCATGGGGTTTGAAGTCATCCTTTGCGAGCCGCGGGACGAAGTGCTGGATGGCGTGCGGCTGGACGGCATCGAAGTGCGCCGCGAGTTGCCGTCGGAGTTTATCCGCCATGGCGGTTGCCATGCCGACACGGCAGTGGTGGCATTGACCCATGACCCCAAGATCGACGACCTGGCGATGCTTGAAGCGGTGCGCACCGAGGCTTTCTATATCGGTGTGATGGGCTCCCGGGTGACCTCCGACAAGCGCCGCGAGCGCTTGCAGCGAATTGGTGGCCTGGGTTGCGACGAGCTGGCGCGCATCCATGCGCCGATTGGCCTGAACCTGGGCAGCAAGACCCCGGCCGAGATTGCCTTGGCGGTACTGGCCGATATCCTTCGTGTGCGCAACGGCATCCCGCGGGTGGCGCTGTGA
- a CDS encoding nucleotidyltransferase family protein has translation MSVVALVLAAGSSVRFGSDKRRSLLADGRSLLVHSVESACAVFDDVRVVLREGERGVDLGLPARCRVISSPDFTLGMGHSLAAGAASLADSEAQAVAILLGDMPWVASATLDLLARESSGSTIVLPCHAGRQGHPVLFGRDFWPALARLKGDEGGRSVVKANPAVCVRLEVQDAGVLQDVDRPSQNKPPP, from the coding sequence GTGAGCGTGGTTGCGTTGGTATTGGCGGCAGGCAGCAGTGTGCGCTTTGGCTCTGACAAGCGCCGTTCGCTGCTGGCTGACGGTCGAAGCTTGCTGGTGCACAGCGTAGAGAGCGCCTGCGCAGTGTTCGATGATGTTCGGGTGGTGTTGCGTGAAGGGGAGCGAGGTGTGGACCTGGGGTTGCCAGCGCGGTGCAGGGTAATCTCCAGTCCGGATTTCACATTGGGCATGGGCCATAGCCTGGCGGCCGGTGCCGCTTCGCTGGCTGACAGCGAGGCGCAGGCAGTAGCGATTCTGTTGGGAGATATGCCCTGGGTGGCGTCCGCGACCCTGGATTTGCTTGCACGGGAGTCCAGTGGGTCAACGATAGTCCTGCCTTGTCATGCTGGACGACAGGGCCATCCGGTGTTGTTCGGGCGCGATTTCTGGCCGGCGCTTGCCCGGCTGAAGGGTGATGAAGGGGGGCGTTCGGTGGTCAAAGCCAACCCGGCGGTTTGCGTCAGGCTGGAGGTGCAGGATGCCGGTGTGTTGCAGGATGTCGATAGGCCCAGCCAGAACAAACCGCCGCCGTAG
- a CDS encoding GAD-like domain-containing protein, whose product MDVILSIFLETFGATIGQQPIPPAAVDHYQGKLPNRLLE is encoded by the coding sequence ATGGATGTCATCTTAAGCATTTTCCTGGAAACCTTCGGCGCCACCATCGGCCAGCAACCCATACCACCTGCCGCTGTCGATCATTACCAAGGCAAACTCCCCAATCGCCTCCTTGAATAG
- a CDS encoding GAD-like domain-containing protein, producing MDEVFSIFLDNIGAPFSRREVPPSSIDRYKGKLPELLLSYWKEHGWCGFGEGIFWLVDPQEYQAVVSSWTEGTILENRDTYHLIARSAFGDLYLWGENSGFSVKITSLLSRYTGENCTLTETEATREVQSFFLSRKKEHNDFENLFEPAKKKLGILKEDEMYAFVPALMLGGRPDLKNLEKLKAIEHLILLTQITELEPYSFSDF from the coding sequence ATGGATGAGGTATTCTCGATATTCCTTGACAATATAGGCGCGCCTTTTTCGCGTCGAGAGGTGCCACCCTCCAGCATTGATCGGTATAAGGGAAAACTTCCAGAGTTGTTACTTTCATACTGGAAAGAGCATGGATGGTGTGGTTTCGGCGAAGGTATATTCTGGCTGGTTGATCCACAGGAGTATCAGGCCGTTGTCTCATCCTGGACCGAGGGCACCATCCTTGAAAACCGGGACACTTACCACTTGATTGCCAGAAGCGCTTTCGGCGACCTGTATCTTTGGGGAGAGAACAGTGGCTTTTCAGTAAAAATCACAAGTCTTCTGTCCCGTTATACAGGTGAAAACTGCACACTCACTGAAACGGAAGCAACCAGAGAGGTCCAAAGCTTTTTTCTATCAAGAAAAAAAGAACACAACGATTTTGAAAACCTTTTTGAGCCCGCGAAGAAAAAGCTGGGCATCTTGAAAGAAGATGAGATGTATGCCTTTGTTCCTGCATTGATGCTGGGAGGGCGCCCCGACCTCAAAAACCTGGAAAAACTTAAAGCAATAGAGCATTTAATTTTGCTGACTCAAATCACCGAACTCGAACCCTACAGCTTCTCTGACTTCTGA